In one window of Planctomycetia bacterium DNA:
- a CDS encoding heparan-alpha-glucosaminide N-acetyltransferase domain-containing protein, producing the protein MNKPEAAPAATPGRLISLDALRGFDMFWIVAAEEIVEGLHHLSPSRFIEGVQRQLTHVEWEGFVFYDLIFPLFVFIAGISLPLSISRRLEQGESRATIAGHLAWRAAILFLLGIIYNGGMRSGWSDIRVFSVLGRIAISSLGAGLIYLYFRPRGQIAWFVAALFGYWAALTFIPVPDYGAGDYSPLGNLTRYVDQQLLIGRPHFKEWGFDPEGILSAIPAVGTCLLGVFCGQILQRCDWSSSRKAGSIALLGVACLAAGYGWGQSFPIIKSIWTSSFVLAAGGYSCLLLAAFYLLIDVWGFRAWAFPFVVIGANPLVIYLATNFVPFQDLADRLVGGGVAEALGSSAMLVNALVQFALGFALLYWLYRRRIHIRI; encoded by the coding sequence GTGAATAAACCGGAAGCCGCGCCGGCCGCAACGCCCGGACGGTTGATTTCGCTCGACGCCCTGCGCGGCTTCGACATGTTCTGGATCGTGGCCGCCGAAGAGATCGTCGAGGGCCTGCACCACCTCTCGCCATCGCGCTTCATCGAGGGCGTGCAGCGGCAATTGACGCATGTCGAATGGGAAGGCTTTGTTTTCTACGATTTGATCTTCCCGCTGTTCGTCTTCATCGCCGGCATTTCGCTCCCGCTGTCGATTTCGCGCCGTCTGGAGCAGGGTGAATCCCGTGCTACCATTGCCGGCCACCTTGCCTGGCGGGCGGCGATCCTGTTTCTACTCGGCATCATCTACAACGGCGGGATGCGTTCCGGCTGGAGTGATATCCGCGTCTTCAGCGTGCTCGGACGGATCGCCATCTCCAGCCTCGGCGCAGGCTTGATCTATTTATATTTCCGCCCGCGGGGACAGATCGCTTGGTTCGTCGCGGCGCTGTTCGGCTATTGGGCGGCGCTCACGTTCATTCCGGTGCCCGACTATGGCGCGGGCGACTACTCGCCGCTCGGCAATCTCACGCGCTATGTCGATCAACAGTTGCTCATCGGTCGGCCGCACTTCAAGGAGTGGGGCTTTGATCCCGAAGGCATCCTGAGCGCTATTCCCGCCGTAGGAACCTGTTTGCTCGGCGTTTTCTGCGGACAAATACTGCAACGCTGCGATTGGTCCAGCAGCCGCAAGGCCGGCTCGATCGCGTTGCTCGGCGTGGCGTGCCTCGCCGCGGGTTATGGCTGGGGGCAATCGTTCCCGATCATCAAGAGCATCTGGACTTCGAGCTTTGTGCTCGCAGCCGGTGGATACAGTTGCCTGCTGCTCGCGGCGTTCTACCTGCTGATCGACGTCTGGGGCTTCCGCGCCTGGGCGTTTCCGTTCGTGGTCATTGGGGCGAATCCACTGGTCATTTACCTGGCGACGAATTTCGTTCCCTTTCAGGACCTGGCCGACCGCCTGGTCGGCGGCGGCGTGGCGGAGGCCCTGGGTTCCAGCGCGATGCTGGTCAACGCCCTCGTGCAATTCGCGCTCGGATTCGCCCTCCTCTACTGGCTCTACCGGCGTAGAATTCACATCCGCATTTGA
- a CDS encoding FxsA family protein: MSSYVLLGSAMFGRLFLLFTLGPLIELALLIYVSDLFGWKTTLGVVISTGLFGAWLVRREGWRAWNRFHGDLNAGRMPADSLVDGLMVFTGGVLLITPGVLSDLIGISLVFPPTRALLRRYARTRIQFRATGFGTGASTSQAASGPHDQIIDVRVVERANPEG, encoded by the coding sequence TTGAGTTCCTACGTCCTCCTTGGCAGCGCGATGTTCGGTCGACTGTTCCTGTTGTTCACGCTGGGCCCGCTCATCGAGTTGGCGCTGTTGATCTACGTGTCCGATCTGTTCGGCTGGAAGACCACGTTGGGCGTGGTAATCAGCACCGGACTATTTGGCGCCTGGCTCGTGCGGCGCGAAGGTTGGCGGGCTTGGAACCGTTTTCACGGTGATCTGAACGCGGGCCGCATGCCGGCCGATTCCCTCGTCGACGGCCTGATGGTCTTCACCGGCGGCGTGCTGCTGATCACGCCCGGCGTGCTTTCGGATTTGATCGGCATCTCGCTGGTGTTCCCGCCGACCCGAGCACTGCTGCGCCGCTATGCCCGCACCCGCATTCAATTTCGCGCCACCGGTTTCGGCACCGGCGCAAGTACCAGTCAAGCGGCGTCCGGCCCTCACGATCAGATCATCGACGTTCGCGTCGTGGAACGAGCGAACCCGGAGGGATAG
- a CDS encoding addiction module protein, which produces MATSTNLTELYQAALKLPLSDRADLAATLMESVKAAETHDRSDPWAEEIRRRVEDLESGKAVLLTWEEVERRLAERYAKAKSES; this is translated from the coding sequence ATGGCAACGTCCACAAACCTCACGGAACTCTATCAGGCCGCGCTCAAGCTGCCGCTCAGCGATCGCGCCGACCTGGCCGCGACGCTTATGGAAAGCGTCAAGGCCGCCGAGACGCACGACCGTAGCGATCCCTGGGCCGAGGAAATTCGCCGGCGCGTTGAAGATCTGGAGTCGGGAAAAGCGGTCTTGCTAACTTGGGAGGAAGTCGAGCGACGGCTCGCCGAGCGATATGCCAAAGCTAAGTCTGAAAGTTAA
- a CDS encoding type II toxin-antitoxin system RelE/ParE family toxin produces the protein MPKLSLKVKAEAYDEIAEVFDWYAARSEKAAQEFRAALRVAQDSAVNQPEWAEKYLHDTRRISLRRFPHSIIFRQKDDEIVIIAVAHAKRDEAYWENR, from the coding sequence ATGCCAAAGCTAAGTCTGAAAGTTAAAGCAGAAGCGTACGATGAAATTGCTGAAGTGTTCGACTGGTACGCGGCGCGCAGTGAAAAAGCGGCCCAAGAGTTCCGTGCAGCACTAAGAGTTGCCCAGGACTCGGCTGTGAATCAGCCCGAGTGGGCCGAAAAATACCTGCACGACACACGGCGGATATCACTTCGTCGATTCCCGCATTCCATCATTTTCCGCCAAAAAGACGACGAAATTGTCATCATCGCCGTAGCGCACGCCAAACGCGACGAGGCGTATTGGGAGAATCGTTGA
- a CDS encoding alpha/beta fold hydrolase, with translation MYASTVVGRLAVLCLALGITSPIGAAEPDGESATAGVGIWEGTLDVGAAKLRLAFHFERDGDGIWTGKMDSPDQGALGLPLDTVVWKDGAVECGMQAIRGGFKGKLDADGQQLTGEWSQAGQSFPLVLKRVKEVTKVERPQEPKPPFPYREEEVAFDGASDGIHLAGTLTLPPGDGPFATAILISGSGQQDRNETVFNHKPFLILADALARRGIAVLRVDDRGVGGSSGEVAKATTLDFADDVRAELKYLQGRAEIDSRRIGLIGHSEGGLIAPMVAAGNSDVAFVVLLAAPGVTGEETVYRQSELISRAMGADDAAIAQNRLLQELFFGILREGLDEQATEAKLEAKLRDFVKETFAKLPEAERAKLDTQQEFLNQQIKVVQSPWFRFFFAHDPRTALSKLRCPVLALNGEKDVQVDPKQNLPELEKALAAAKNDDVTLREMKGLNHLFQTCKTGALSEYAQLTETFSPAALELIGDWVVERTKR, from the coding sequence ATGTACGCTTCCACCGTTGTTGGCCGGTTGGCCGTCCTCTGTCTGGCACTCGGCATTACCTCGCCGATCGGGGCCGCCGAACCGGACGGCGAATCGGCCACGGCTGGCGTCGGCATTTGGGAGGGAACGCTCGACGTGGGTGCCGCGAAGCTGCGGCTCGCGTTTCACTTCGAACGCGATGGCGACGGCATATGGACCGGCAAGATGGACAGCCCGGATCAGGGGGCGCTGGGATTGCCGCTCGATACCGTGGTCTGGAAGGACGGCGCAGTCGAATGTGGGATGCAGGCCATTCGTGGAGGTTTCAAGGGTAAGCTCGATGCGGATGGCCAGCAGCTTACCGGCGAATGGAGCCAGGCGGGGCAATCGTTCCCGCTGGTGCTCAAGCGCGTTAAGGAAGTCACCAAAGTCGAACGCCCGCAGGAACCGAAGCCGCCGTTTCCATATCGTGAAGAAGAAGTCGCCTTCGACGGTGCGAGCGACGGCATCCATCTGGCGGGCACGCTTACGTTGCCGCCGGGCGACGGTCCCTTTGCCACCGCGATTTTGATTTCCGGCTCCGGGCAGCAAGATCGCAACGAGACGGTTTTCAATCACAAGCCCTTCTTAATTCTGGCGGATGCCCTGGCGCGCCGCGGCATCGCGGTGTTGCGCGTCGACGACCGTGGCGTGGGCGGTTCGTCCGGAGAAGTCGCGAAGGCCACAACGCTCGATTTCGCCGACGATGTGCGCGCTGAGTTGAAGTACCTGCAAGGCCGCGCGGAGATCGATTCGCGGCGAATCGGGCTGATCGGGCACAGCGAGGGCGGGTTGATCGCGCCGATGGTGGCGGCCGGCAACTCAGATGTGGCATTCGTCGTACTGTTGGCGGCGCCAGGCGTCACCGGCGAAGAGACCGTCTACCGGCAAAGTGAACTTATCTCCCGGGCGATGGGGGCCGACGACGCGGCGATCGCGCAGAATCGGTTACTGCAGGAGTTGTTTTTCGGCATCCTGCGCGAAGGGCTCGACGAGCAGGCCACCGAGGCGAAGCTGGAGGCCAAGCTACGAGATTTCGTGAAGGAAACTTTCGCCAAGTTACCCGAGGCGGAACGCGCGAAGCTGGACACGCAGCAAGAGTTTCTCAACCAGCAGATCAAAGTCGTGCAATCCCCGTGGTTTCGTTTCTTCTTTGCGCACGATCCACGCACGGCGCTGAGCAAGCTGCGTTGCCCGGTGCTGGCGCTCAACGGAGAAAAAGACGTACAGGTCGACCCGAAGCAGAACTTGCCGGAACTGGAGAAGGCGCTTGCCGCGGCCAAGAACGACGACGTAACGCTGCGAGAAATGAAGGGCCTGAATCATCTCTTTCAGACCTGCAAGACCGGCGCGCTGTCCGAATACGCGCAACTGACGGAGACGTTCTCGCCGGCGGCGTTAGAGTTGATCGGCGATTGGGTGGTGGAGCGGACGAAGCGATAG
- a CDS encoding pentapeptide repeat-containing protein — protein MNQPKFINDDAFRALRAGDVDAFHRMTAGRATIDFTEGDLRAADLRKADLSKVILRGAYLKLADLRGCDLRHMDLEGCSLHQAKIGGTYFPLNVAAEEIRLSVQEGTRIRVGTAR, from the coding sequence ATGAACCAGCCAAAATTCATCAACGACGACGCTTTTCGGGCGTTGCGAGCCGGCGACGTCGACGCGTTTCATCGGATGACCGCCGGCCGGGCCACGATCGATTTCACCGAGGGGGACCTCCGAGCCGCCGACCTGCGCAAAGCCGACCTCAGCAAGGTAATCCTCCGCGGCGCGTATCTCAAGCTCGCCGACCTGCGTGGCTGCGATTTGCGGCACATGGACCTGGAAGGCTGCTCGCTGCATCAGGCCAAGATCGGCGGCACGTACTTCCCGCTCAATGTCGCGGCCGAGGAAATCCGCCTCTCGGTGCAAGAAGGAACGCGGATCCGCGTCGGAACTGCCAGGTAG
- a CDS encoding CCA tRNA nucleotidyltransferase produces MKTHDPDAQLAFAHRVVRELRDFGYVAYWAGGCVRDRLLGRTPKDYDVATSARPEQIRQVFGQKRTLPLGAAFGVITVLGPKEAGQIEVATFRCDAGYSDGRRPDAVTFSDAREDALRRDFTINGMFFDPLTEQVIDYVGGRADLEDQHIRAIGDPFARIAEDKLRMLRAVRFGAHFGFAIEEQTLAAVRQSAAQVQVVSAERISQEMRRMWTDPHRVRALELLLEAELLPQILPEIAALIGRQSVELAEGPCDVWHYLLRVVSAVEQPKFSLVAAAVLHVLAIPLSNSDDAAPEQEAARQAEGIGRRWKLSKQEIEEIRWLVRHQVLWQGATTMPWPKLQRQLVAPLAAEWLQLAHAMALTGRGSLDDIAYCQEKLELPTETLNPPPLVNGHDLAELGMVEGPRVAGALVAIRDAQLLGEIRTRGEALEFARKRLS; encoded by the coding sequence TTGAAGACGCACGACCCTGATGCCCAGCTCGCGTTCGCGCATCGCGTGGTGCGCGAGCTGCGCGATTTCGGCTACGTGGCCTATTGGGCCGGCGGTTGCGTCCGCGATCGCTTGCTCGGGCGCACGCCCAAAGACTACGACGTCGCCACGAGCGCCCGGCCGGAACAAATCCGCCAAGTCTTCGGGCAGAAACGCACGTTGCCCCTCGGCGCCGCATTCGGCGTGATTACGGTGCTCGGTCCCAAGGAAGCGGGACAGATCGAGGTCGCCACGTTTCGCTGCGACGCCGGTTACTCCGACGGCCGACGGCCCGACGCAGTGACCTTCAGCGACGCTCGGGAAGACGCCCTGCGCCGCGACTTCACCATCAACGGCATGTTCTTCGACCCGTTGACGGAACAAGTGATTGACTACGTGGGCGGGCGCGCCGATCTGGAAGATCAACACATTCGCGCCATCGGCGACCCCTTCGCGCGGATCGCGGAGGACAAACTGCGGATGCTCCGCGCAGTCCGCTTTGGAGCCCATTTCGGCTTTGCGATCGAGGAGCAAACACTGGCCGCAGTCCGGCAATCCGCTGCGCAAGTTCAAGTGGTCAGCGCGGAACGCATCTCGCAGGAAATGCGACGGATGTGGACGGATCCGCATCGGGTGCGCGCCTTGGAATTGCTGCTGGAGGCGGAGCTACTGCCGCAGATCCTGCCGGAAATCGCGGCGTTGATCGGGCGACAATCGGTCGAGCTAGCCGAAGGCCCCTGCGACGTCTGGCACTATTTGTTACGCGTGGTGAGCGCCGTGGAACAACCCAAGTTCTCGCTCGTCGCGGCGGCCGTCTTGCACGTCCTGGCGATCCCGCTCAGCAACTCAGACGACGCGGCGCCGGAGCAAGAAGCGGCTCGTCAGGCGGAAGGCATCGGCCGGCGCTGGAAGCTCTCGAAACAAGAGATCGAGGAAATCCGATGGCTGGTGCGGCACCAAGTCTTGTGGCAAGGGGCGACCACCATGCCCTGGCCCAAGCTGCAACGACAACTAGTCGCGCCGCTGGCCGCCGAGTGGCTGCAACTGGCGCATGCCATGGCGCTCACCGGTCGCGGCAGCCTGGACGACATTGCCTACTGCCAGGAAAAGCTCGAATTGCCGACTGAAACTCTGAATCCACCACCGCTGGTCAACGGGCACGATTTGGCGGAACTGGGCATGGTCGAAGGCCCCCGCGTCGCAGGAGCCCTCGTGGCAATTCGCGACGCCCAACTGCTGGGCGAGATCCGCACGCGCGGCGAAGCGCTTGAATTCGCGAGAAAAAGGCTCTCCTAG
- a CDS encoding vWA domain-containing protein, which produces MSGTTAGFGDSETWSWLISLALHMAALVILAAVWLQSPVRESTLVINSIDYEPITPEELRVEASDVPTEFGAAGESGLNSAVALAPNLDDISESPRMTDPVEVMAPTVTVNLSTEIPTAPRLDETLVIKGEAGESVAAATGAIDRITQEILHSLEQRPTLVVWVFDQSASLQPQREEIHAKFERIYEELGALKASGNEAFTKHAETPLLTSIVAFGQDVAFLTPQPTADVKVMKRAIKGIENDPTGVEHVFNAVKLSTERYRRFRQGNAAERRNVMIVIFTDECGDDQDLADPTTLLCQRLQIPVYIVGVPAPFGREEILVRFRDTDPNFDQSERYLPVRQGPETVRPENVQLAFIGSGGRDDEFERLDSGFGPYALTRLCYETGGIYFSVHPNNAAVGGRGGRTDLMASNLAFFFEPDVMRSYRPEYIPLDKYQSKLNQNRACVALVDAAEFSLVDPMQDPRLFFPVQNEAQLKRDLDVAQRAAAILEPKLRQLHEILKRGEADRAKLTNLRWQAGYDLALGRVLAARARTEGYNAMLAKAEQGMTFQEERDDTWVLRSDDEISAGSTIEKFANQAQELLTRVIEQHPDTPWALLAKRELRDPMGWKWTERRTGVTDPPPPQGNAPPPPPSNDPPAPPPKPLRDIRL; this is translated from the coding sequence ATGTCGGGCACGACCGCGGGGTTCGGTGATTCCGAAACCTGGTCGTGGCTGATCAGTTTGGCGCTTCACATGGCGGCCCTGGTTATTCTCGCGGCCGTCTGGTTGCAATCGCCCGTACGTGAATCGACGCTGGTCATCAACTCGATCGACTACGAGCCGATCACGCCCGAGGAACTGCGGGTTGAGGCCAGCGACGTCCCTACCGAGTTCGGGGCCGCGGGCGAGTCCGGCTTGAACAGCGCCGTGGCGCTCGCGCCGAACCTGGACGACATCTCCGAATCGCCGCGGATGACCGACCCGGTCGAGGTAATGGCCCCGACCGTCACGGTTAATCTCAGCACGGAGATCCCGACCGCGCCGCGATTGGATGAAACGCTCGTCATCAAAGGCGAGGCGGGCGAATCCGTCGCCGCGGCCACCGGGGCGATTGATCGTATCACGCAGGAAATCCTGCATTCGCTCGAACAGCGTCCGACGCTGGTCGTCTGGGTGTTCGATCAATCGGCCAGCTTGCAGCCGCAGCGCGAGGAAATTCACGCCAAGTTCGAGCGGATTTACGAAGAGCTCGGTGCGCTCAAGGCCAGCGGCAACGAGGCGTTCACCAAGCACGCGGAAACGCCGCTACTGACGTCGATCGTCGCCTTCGGCCAGGACGTGGCGTTTCTCACGCCGCAACCGACCGCCGACGTGAAGGTCATGAAGCGGGCGATCAAGGGCATCGAGAACGATCCCACCGGCGTGGAGCACGTGTTTAATGCCGTGAAACTCAGCACCGAACGGTACCGGCGCTTCCGGCAGGGAAACGCCGCCGAGCGGCGCAACGTGATGATCGTGATCTTCACAGACGAGTGCGGCGACGATCAGGATTTAGCCGATCCCACGACGTTGCTTTGCCAGCGATTGCAGATCCCGGTCTACATCGTCGGTGTGCCGGCGCCATTCGGGCGCGAGGAAATCCTGGTCCGCTTCCGCGATACCGACCCGAACTTCGATCAATCGGAACGCTACCTGCCTGTGCGACAGGGGCCGGAAACCGTGCGGCCGGAAAACGTGCAGCTCGCGTTTATCGGTTCCGGCGGGCGCGACGACGAATTCGAACGACTCGACTCCGGCTTCGGCCCGTATGCCCTGACGCGACTGTGCTACGAGACCGGCGGAATCTACTTCTCTGTGCATCCCAACAACGCGGCAGTCGGCGGCCGTGGCGGGCGCACTGACCTGATGGCCTCGAACCTGGCGTTCTTCTTCGAGCCGGATGTGATGCGAAGTTATCGGCCCGAATACATTCCGCTGGACAAGTATCAGTCGAAACTCAATCAAAACCGCGCCTGCGTGGCGCTGGTCGACGCGGCGGAATTTTCTCTCGTCGATCCGATGCAGGATCCGCGGCTCTTCTTCCCGGTGCAAAATGAGGCCCAATTGAAGCGCGATCTGGACGTCGCCCAGCGCGCCGCGGCGATTCTCGAACCGAAGCTGCGCCAGCTTCACGAAATCCTGAAACGCGGCGAAGCGGATCGCGCGAAGCTCACCAACCTGCGCTGGCAGGCCGGGTATGATCTCGCGCTGGGTCGCGTCTTGGCCGCCCGCGCGCGGACCGAAGGCTACAACGCCATGCTCGCCAAGGCCGAACAGGGGATGACATTCCAAGAAGAACGCGACGACACTTGGGTGCTGCGGAGCGACGACGAAATCAGCGCCGGCAGCACGATCGAGAAGTTCGCCAATCAGGCCCAGGAGCTGCTGACGCGCGTGATCGAACAGCATCCGGACACGCCTTGGGCGCTGTTGGCGAAGCGCGAATTGCGCGACCCGATGGGCTGGAAATGGACCGAACGCCGCACCGGCGTCACCGATCCGCCGCCACCGCAAGGCAACGCTCCGCCTCCGCCGCCGAGCAACGATCCCCCGGCGCCGCCTCCGAAGCCGTTGCGCGATATTCGACTGTAA
- a CDS encoding Gfo/Idh/MocA family oxidoreductase, protein MQRRDVLKAGLGGAASLLAIQTRAFALAEEASPRVALIGCGWYGKTDLNHLMQVAPVDVVGVCDVDSKAADEASEIVSTRQKSKQKPPTYGDYRKLLADQKPEIVLIGTPDHWHCLPMVEACKAGADVYVQKPISYDVVEGQAMVAAARKYNRTVQVGLQRRSTKHLLEARDRYIRSGALGKVAYVDIHSYYGAGGDFPAAQAPPENLDWEMYVGPADWREYSPGIHPRAWRSCREFSNGQTGDLCVHLYDVVRYHLDLGWPKSISATGGMLMRGPNSTSNMHDTQTALFDYGDTQLVWTQRNWGANPEPDYPWGATLYGDKGTLKLSVWSYDFIPKGSGAPVHVDWLDETAQYPEDAQHKETEIFAAPATRAHMKNFLEARRDGQRPVADIEQGYISSSCCILANLSMELGRSLKWDAEKGRVVDDEEANNRLARKYRGDWKHPTPENV, encoded by the coding sequence ATGCAACGGCGCGATGTACTCAAGGCGGGCTTAGGCGGTGCGGCGTCTCTGTTGGCGATTCAAACGCGGGCGTTCGCCCTGGCCGAGGAAGCCTCGCCGCGCGTCGCATTGATCGGGTGCGGGTGGTATGGGAAGACCGATCTGAACCATCTGATGCAAGTCGCCCCGGTCGACGTCGTCGGCGTTTGCGATGTCGATAGCAAAGCCGCGGATGAAGCGTCGGAAATTGTCTCGACACGACAAAAGTCCAAGCAGAAACCGCCGACGTACGGCGACTACCGCAAACTGCTGGCCGACCAGAAGCCTGAGATCGTGCTGATCGGCACTCCCGATCACTGGCATTGCCTGCCGATGGTCGAGGCCTGCAAGGCTGGCGCCGACGTCTACGTGCAGAAGCCGATCAGCTATGACGTCGTCGAGGGCCAGGCAATGGTTGCCGCCGCGCGCAAATACAACCGCACGGTCCAGGTTGGCTTGCAGCGCCGCAGCACGAAGCACTTGTTGGAAGCCCGGGATCGCTACATCCGCAGCGGCGCGCTCGGCAAGGTCGCCTACGTTGATATCCACAGCTACTACGGGGCCGGCGGCGACTTCCCGGCCGCGCAAGCGCCGCCGGAGAACCTCGATTGGGAGATGTACGTTGGGCCCGCCGATTGGCGCGAGTACAGCCCTGGCATTCATCCCCGCGCGTGGCGCTCCTGCCGGGAATTCAGCAACGGCCAAACCGGCGATCTTTGCGTCCACCTGTACGACGTGGTCCGCTACCACCTCGATCTCGGCTGGCCGAAGAGCATCTCCGCGACCGGCGGGATGCTGATGCGTGGTCCGAACTCGACATCGAACATGCACGACACGCAAACCGCGCTGTTCGACTACGGCGACACGCAACTCGTCTGGACGCAGCGCAATTGGGGCGCGAATCCGGAGCCGGATTATCCCTGGGGCGCGACGCTCTACGGCGACAAGGGGACGCTCAAGCTCAGCGTCTGGTCGTACGATTTCATCCCCAAGGGAAGCGGCGCGCCCGTGCATGTCGATTGGCTCGACGAGACCGCGCAATATCCCGAAGACGCGCAGCACAAAGAGACGGAGATCTTCGCCGCGCCGGCCACCCGCGCGCACATGAAGAATTTTCTGGAGGCCCGCCGCGATGGTCAGCGCCCGGTCGCCGACATCGAGCAAGGGTATATCTCGTCCTCCTGTTGCATCCTGGCAAACCTTTCGATGGAGCTCGGCCGCAGCCTGAAATGGGACGCTGAGAAAGGGCGCGTCGTCGACGACGAAGAGGCGAACAATCGCCTGGCGAGAAAGTATCGCGGGGATTGGAAACATCCCACGCCGGAAAACGTATAG
- a CDS encoding enolase C-terminal domain-like protein has translation MSPTSIFSRRQLLAGCALGGAATLALRDHAVAQTAEAATQGLPPLKINKVRAITTAPDRVRLVVVKVETNEPGLYGLGCATFNQRPLAVVEAVEKYLDPFARDRSADDIEDMWQNAYTSSYWRNGPVLNNALSGLDMALWDIKGKRAGMPVYQLLGGKCRFAVDLYAHASGREPKEVEDSARSYIEQGFRHVRIQMGSYGSGHLSENPDFRDAGFGLPADDHMDSGPYLKAMPKLFDHIRQTLGDKIELLHDIHERVNPIEAIQLVKELEKYRPFFIEDPFAPEQNGYFPILRQQTACPIAMGELFNNPHEWVDLITNRWIDFIRVHLSQIGGLTPARKLAVLAEHFAVRSAWHGPSDVSPVGHACNAHLDLAIHNFGIQEGPRFSDKLKEVFPGCPEIKNGYLHVNEKPGFGVDLNEELAAKYPLPENPGFWTPVRRRDGTAVRP, from the coding sequence ATGTCGCCCACATCCATCTTTTCACGTCGTCAACTTCTCGCGGGCTGCGCTCTCGGTGGAGCCGCCACGTTGGCCTTACGAGACCATGCTGTCGCACAAACCGCGGAAGCCGCCACACAGGGCCTCCCGCCGCTCAAGATCAACAAGGTCCGGGCGATCACTACTGCGCCGGATCGCGTACGGCTCGTCGTCGTAAAAGTGGAAACCAACGAGCCGGGCTTATACGGCTTGGGCTGCGCCACGTTCAATCAGCGACCGCTGGCCGTGGTCGAAGCCGTGGAAAAATACCTCGATCCGTTCGCGCGCGATCGGAGCGCCGACGACATCGAAGACATGTGGCAGAACGCTTACACCAGTTCTTATTGGCGTAACGGGCCGGTGCTGAACAACGCCCTCAGCGGCCTCGATATGGCCCTCTGGGACATCAAGGGCAAGCGGGCCGGCATGCCGGTGTACCAATTGCTCGGCGGCAAATGCCGTTTCGCCGTGGACCTGTACGCGCATGCCAGCGGGCGTGAGCCGAAGGAAGTCGAAGACAGCGCGCGATCCTACATCGAGCAGGGATTCCGGCATGTGCGCATTCAGATGGGTTCGTACGGCTCCGGGCATCTCTCGGAGAATCCCGATTTTCGCGACGCCGGCTTTGGGCTGCCCGCGGACGATCACATGGATAGCGGCCCGTACTTGAAGGCCATGCCGAAGTTGTTCGATCACATCCGACAGACGCTCGGCGACAAGATCGAACTCTTGCACGACATTCACGAGCGCGTGAATCCGATCGAGGCGATTCAACTCGTCAAGGAACTGGAAAAGTACCGGCCGTTCTTTATCGAGGATCCGTTCGCTCCGGAGCAAAACGGGTACTTTCCCATTCTGCGTCAACAAACGGCCTGCCCGATTGCGATGGGCGAGTTGTTCAACAACCCGCACGAATGGGTCGACCTGATCACGAATCGCTGGATCGATTTCATCCGCGTGCATCTCTCGCAAATTGGCGGTCTGACGCCGGCTCGCAAGCTTGCCGTGCTGGCCGAACATTTCGCCGTGCGCTCCGCCTGGCACGGCCCGAGCGACGTCTCGCCCGTCGGGCACGCCTGCAACGCGCACCTCGATCTGGCGATCCACAACTTCGGCATCCAGGAAGGCCCGCGATTCTCCGACAAGCTCAAGGAAGTCTTCCCAGGCTGCCCGGAAATCAAGAATGGCTACCTGCACGTCAACGAGAAACCAGGTTTCGGCGTGGACCTCAACGAG